One window from the genome of Lysobacter helvus encodes:
- the rnhA gene encoding ribonuclease HI, with protein sequence MTAATPDPKLVEVHTDGACLGNPGPGGWAALLRCRGKEREVSGGEAHTTNNRMELMAAIVGLETLSEPCNVVLTTDSQYVRQGICDWMPNWVRRNWKTAGGDPVKNRDLWERLHAAASRHRIDWRWVKGHSGHPYNERVDQLAREQAIKFKEMTPQ encoded by the coding sequence ATGACCGCCGCCACCCCCGACCCGAAGCTGGTCGAAGTCCACACCGACGGCGCGTGCCTCGGCAATCCCGGCCCCGGCGGCTGGGCCGCGCTGCTGCGTTGCCGCGGCAAGGAACGCGAAGTCTCCGGCGGCGAGGCGCACACCACCAACAACCGCATGGAGTTGATGGCCGCGATCGTCGGCCTGGAAACCCTCAGCGAACCGTGCAACGTCGTGCTGACGACCGACTCCCAATACGTGCGCCAGGGCATCTGCGACTGGATGCCGAACTGGGTGCGTCGAAACTGGAAGACAGCGGGCGGCGATCCGGTCAAGAATCGCGACCTGTGGGAACGCCTGCACGCGGCCGCTTCGCGCCATCGCATCGACTGGCGCTGGGTGAAGGGGCACAGCGGCCATCCCTACAACGAACGCGTCGACCAGCTGGCGCGCGAGCAGGCCATCAAGTTCAAAGAGATGACACCGCAATGA
- the gloB gene encoding hydroxyacylglutathione hydrolase, whose amino-acid sequence MQLRPLSAFEDNYVWMLQDASGAGLVVDPGQAAPVLAAIDAGLQLRGILLTHHHNDHIGGVAELRARVPGIPVIGPHDERITTATQRVGQGDVARVDDWVFEVHEIPGHTVSHIAFHGHQVLFCGDTLFSLGCGRLFEGTPMQMLDSLDRLARLPGDTRVCCGHEYTVGNAAFALVVDPDNMALRARAVAARDAWLAGRPTLPSTLADERACNPFLRVDAPAVQSAVARHVGQSPRDRVDAFAGLRRWKDGFRA is encoded by the coding sequence ATGCAATTGCGGCCGCTGTCGGCGTTCGAGGACAACTACGTCTGGATGCTCCAGGACGCATCGGGCGCGGGGCTCGTCGTCGACCCGGGGCAGGCCGCGCCGGTGCTTGCGGCGATCGATGCGGGCCTGCAATTGCGCGGCATCCTGCTCACTCACCACCACAACGACCACATCGGCGGCGTGGCGGAATTGCGGGCGCGCGTGCCCGGCATCCCGGTCATTGGGCCCCACGACGAACGCATCACCACCGCCACGCAGCGCGTGGGCCAGGGCGACGTGGCACGGGTGGACGACTGGGTCTTCGAGGTCCATGAGATTCCCGGCCACACCGTGAGCCACATCGCATTCCACGGCCATCAAGTCTTGTTTTGCGGGGACACCCTCTTCAGCCTCGGCTGCGGCCGCCTGTTCGAAGGAACGCCCATGCAGATGCTGGATTCGCTGGACCGCCTCGCCCGCCTGCCGGGCGACACGCGCGTGTGCTGCGGCCACGAGTACACGGTGGGCAACGCGGCGTTCGCGCTGGTGGTCGACCCGGACAACATGGCCCTGCGGGCCCGCGCCGTCGCGGCACGCGATGCGTGGCTCGCCGGGCGTCCCACCCTGCCCTCCACGCTGGCGGACGAACGCGCCTGCAATCCGTTCCTGCGCGTGGATGCGCCGGCGGTGCAGTCGGCCGTCGCGCGCCACGTGGGGCAGTCACCGCGCGATCGCGTGGACGCCTTCGCCGGGCTGCGGCGCTGGAAAGACGGGTTCCGCGCATGA
- a CDS encoding FG-GAP-like repeat-containing protein: MRFLAAAILAIASMGCAHAAEPIITTFAGGGTGPAIGDGGPATQAVLTGPVALAVDAAGNVYVADSGFAARVRRIDAVTGIITTVAGNGQPDNTGATKENVAATSVAVSANALAFDAAGNLYLSSYSRVRKVTPAGIITTVAGTGVGGFSGDGGKATVAKIGKVVSIAFDRQGAMYLADGNYRIRKVDLNGNISTIAGTGAFAYPPIGNGGPAIAATVTPDDIAFDRYGNLLVIDDKAQIRRIGKDDGIIRAVAPRDARDGYVFRNDPIAWQSDQLLPSAIAVDAANNLLVANYANFVRIIGADGAQATLAGVFNDSTFEPFGASRGFGGDGGPASQALFNDLVDIAIDPSGNVYVLDQSNNRIRKITPGYAAPHKPAGVDAFATYWRMDLGTWVASAAIADIDGDRRLDVVLRTESWATPGIEPTQPNDNKLLWFQQGADGRLVYRQSVALPEPRTFSDGPIATDLDHDGNADLLVVTNYGIAVYRGTIAGIASQSTTWTGFPNATVPNGVAAADMDRDGHMDVVAFLYGDPEGGSSPFYRWAIAVFHGDGKGGYSSKGEFPYQASGRPRVRDVNHDGWPDIVSMFQDVGQANGIAQYDSGLRIFLNDGTGGLRPPFEVRTGRPYFRDDLAIGDFDGDGLLDFYVARDANSNGLSGGEFGAEYAHFRELPGGAIVYDGSRRAFDSPTNMEVGDFNNDGMDDIVVLHDGWESIGLMQQAFRADGSRFLDEEVKYWIGSRNMPSDYAMDTGDINSDGCRDVALADSVFNFEVLYGTCRHVVEGAKPKRPPQVRRKSAPLLPGQMDDATVDASPASTVDAVWAASQKVARMAWQSTMGTVRAMLASPVPWPLALGWTATQR, from the coding sequence ATGCGATTTCTGGCGGCGGCGATCCTGGCGATCGCTTCGATGGGCTGCGCGCACGCGGCCGAACCGATCATCACCACGTTCGCGGGCGGCGGCACGGGCCCTGCGATCGGCGACGGCGGTCCTGCAACGCAGGCCGTGCTCACCGGACCCGTTGCGCTCGCGGTCGATGCCGCCGGCAACGTGTATGTCGCCGATTCCGGCTTCGCCGCGCGCGTGCGCAGGATCGATGCGGTCACCGGCATCATCACCACCGTGGCCGGCAACGGGCAGCCGGACAACACCGGGGCCACGAAGGAAAACGTGGCCGCCACCAGCGTCGCGGTGTCCGCGAATGCGCTGGCGTTCGACGCGGCGGGCAACCTCTATCTCTCCAGCTACAGCCGCGTCCGCAAGGTCACGCCCGCCGGCATCATCACGACGGTCGCAGGCACGGGCGTGGGCGGGTTCAGCGGCGACGGCGGCAAGGCCACTGTCGCGAAGATCGGCAAGGTCGTCTCGATCGCATTCGACCGCCAGGGCGCGATGTACCTGGCCGACGGCAACTACCGGATCCGCAAGGTCGACCTCAACGGCAACATCAGCACCATCGCCGGCACGGGCGCCTTCGCCTATCCGCCGATCGGCAACGGCGGCCCGGCGATCGCCGCGACGGTCACGCCCGACGACATCGCCTTCGACCGCTACGGCAACCTGCTGGTCATCGACGACAAGGCGCAGATCCGTCGCATCGGCAAGGACGACGGCATCATCCGCGCGGTCGCGCCGCGCGACGCACGCGATGGCTACGTTTTCCGCAACGATCCGATTGCCTGGCAGTCGGACCAGTTGCTTCCGAGCGCCATCGCGGTCGACGCCGCCAACAACCTCCTCGTCGCCAATTACGCCAACTTCGTGCGCATCATCGGTGCCGACGGCGCGCAGGCGACGTTGGCCGGCGTGTTCAACGATTCCACCTTCGAACCCTTCGGCGCCAGCAGGGGGTTCGGCGGCGACGGTGGTCCGGCGTCGCAGGCCCTGTTCAATGACCTGGTGGACATCGCGATCGATCCGTCCGGCAACGTCTACGTGCTCGACCAGAGCAACAACCGCATCCGGAAGATCACGCCCGGCTACGCGGCGCCGCACAAGCCGGCGGGCGTCGACGCCTTTGCGACGTACTGGCGCATGGATCTCGGCACGTGGGTTGCATCGGCGGCGATCGCGGACATCGACGGCGACCGCCGGCTGGACGTGGTCTTGCGGACGGAGTCCTGGGCGACGCCGGGCATCGAACCCACCCAGCCGAACGACAACAAGCTGCTGTGGTTCCAGCAGGGCGCGGACGGTCGGCTGGTGTACCGGCAGTCGGTGGCGCTGCCGGAGCCGCGGACCTTTTCGGATGGCCCGATCGCCACCGACCTGGACCACGACGGCAACGCCGACCTGCTGGTGGTGACCAACTACGGGATCGCGGTGTACCGCGGCACCATCGCGGGCATCGCGTCGCAATCGACGACCTGGACCGGGTTCCCCAATGCCACCGTCCCGAACGGCGTCGCGGCCGCGGACATGGATCGCGACGGGCACATGGACGTGGTCGCTTTCCTGTACGGCGATCCGGAAGGCGGCAGCTCGCCGTTCTATCGCTGGGCGATCGCCGTGTTCCATGGCGACGGAAAGGGCGGCTACTCGAGCAAGGGCGAATTTCCCTATCAGGCGAGTGGCAGGCCGCGCGTGCGCGACGTCAACCATGACGGCTGGCCCGACATCGTCTCGATGTTCCAGGACGTGGGCCAAGCCAACGGCATTGCCCAATACGACAGCGGCCTGCGCATCTTCCTCAACGACGGCACGGGCGGGTTGCGTCCTCCCTTCGAAGTCCGCACGGGGCGGCCGTATTTCCGGGATGACCTCGCCATCGGGGACTTCGACGGCGACGGGCTCCTGGATTTCTACGTCGCCCGCGACGCGAACAGCAATGGCCTGTCCGGCGGTGAGTTCGGCGCGGAGTACGCGCATTTCCGTGAACTGCCTGGCGGCGCGATCGTGTACGACGGGTCGCGTCGTGCCTTCGACTCCCCGACGAACATGGAGGTCGGGGATTTCAACAACGACGGCATGGACGACATCGTCGTGCTCCACGACGGGTGGGAATCGATCGGACTGATGCAGCAAGCCTTCCGGGCCGACGGTTCGCGTTTCCTCGACGAAGAGGTCAAGTACTGGATCGGTTCGCGCAACATGCCGTCGGACTACGCCATGGACACCGGCGACATCAACAGCGATGGCTGCCGCGACGTTGCGCTGGCCGACAGCGTGTTCAACTTCGAAGTGCTGTACGGCACCTGTCGCCATGTCGTCGAAGGGGCGAAACCCAAGCGACCGCCGCAGGTGCGCCGCAAGTCCGCGCCGTTGTTGCCGGGGCAGATGGACGACGCCACCGTCGATGCATCGCCGGCATCCACGGTCGATGCCGTGTGGGCCGCGTCGCAGAAGGTCGCGCGCATGGCATGGCAAAGCACGATGGGGACGGTGCGCGCAATGCTCGCTTCGCCGGTCCCGTGGCCGCTCGCGCTGGGTTGGACGGCGACGCAGCGGTAA
- a CDS encoding lytic transglycosylase domain-containing protein, whose amino-acid sequence MTLRLRAMLALSCALVAAPAARAAQEIPKTPPREDVVLDAADTTPTTRSGREIYRLFREGLADPQCPAGGGSTRWRAHFAGAPGRMASERDDVLPLFGYVVDKVREAHLPTEYALIPFVESGYKPGARSPGGPAGLWQFIALTARNHNVPVRAGYDGRLSPVDATQAAVRYLKTLHGMFAGDWRLAVMAYNAGEYRVLGALRRSGQNARNAKPEALVGLSPITQAYVQKLRALSCLLEQADDREEWLHALDRPVVLLDAQVLPADAHSLDDWSRAHGLEAASVRRMNPAFEGGRIVRADRALRVLAPMERANDTVIASVPTPTAESAPVALPVANAVVAATPRSHTVGRGDSLWSIAKRYGVETRELIARNKLDKGARLKPGMVLKIDAEPTTTAAAAGP is encoded by the coding sequence ATGACGTTGCGCTTGCGCGCAATGCTGGCCCTGTCGTGCGCGCTCGTCGCGGCGCCCGCCGCACGTGCGGCGCAAGAGATCCCGAAAACCCCGCCGCGCGAAGACGTCGTCCTCGATGCGGCCGACACCACGCCCACCACCCGCAGCGGCCGCGAGATCTACCGCCTGTTCCGCGAAGGCCTGGCCGATCCGCAATGCCCGGCCGGCGGCGGCAGCACTCGCTGGCGCGCGCATTTCGCCGGCGCCCCGGGCCGCATGGCGAGCGAGCGCGACGACGTGTTGCCGTTGTTCGGTTACGTCGTCGACAAGGTGCGCGAAGCCCACCTGCCCACCGAATACGCGCTGATCCCCTTCGTGGAGAGCGGCTACAAGCCCGGCGCGCGCAGTCCCGGCGGGCCGGCGGGCCTGTGGCAGTTCATCGCGCTCACCGCGCGCAACCACAACGTGCCGGTGCGCGCGGGTTACGACGGACGCCTGTCGCCGGTGGATGCCACGCAGGCCGCGGTGCGTTACCTCAAGACGTTGCACGGGATGTTCGCGGGCGATTGGCGCCTGGCGGTGATGGCGTACAACGCGGGCGAATACCGCGTGCTCGGTGCGTTGCGCCGCAGCGGGCAGAACGCGCGCAACGCGAAGCCCGAAGCCCTCGTCGGCCTGTCGCCGATCACGCAGGCCTACGTGCAGAAACTCCGCGCGCTGTCGTGCCTGCTCGAACAGGCCGACGATCGCGAGGAATGGTTGCATGCGCTCGATCGCCCCGTCGTGCTGCTCGATGCACAGGTGTTGCCGGCCGATGCGCATTCGCTCGACGACTGGTCGCGCGCGCATGGCCTGGAAGCGGCGAGCGTGCGGCGCATGAATCCGGCATTCGAAGGCGGTCGCATCGTGCGCGCGGATCGCGCGCTGCGCGTGCTGGCGCCGATGGAACGCGCAAACGACACGGTGATCGCATCGGTACCGACGCCGACGGCCGAGTCCGCGCCGGTCGCGCTCCCCGTTGCGAATGCCGTGGTGGCGGCCACGCCGCGCTCGCACACCGTCGGCCGCGGCGACTCGCTGTGGTCGATCGCCAAGCGCTACGGCGTGGAGACCCGCGAACTCATCGCGCGCAACAAGCTCGACAAGGGCGCGCGCCTGAAACCCGGGATGGTGCTGAAGATCGACGCCGAACCCACCACCACGGCCGCCGCGGCTGGCCCCTGA
- a CDS encoding DUF6165 family protein, translating into MSELLVPVSYGELLDKIAILQIKSERMRDPAKLANVRNELSALEQTWMVHPAAGGDVAKLRADLKAVNERLWDIEDEIRVKESRQAFDEEFIRLARAVYFENDERARIKKDINLALGSAYVEEKSYADYRTGAAP; encoded by the coding sequence ATGTCCGAACTCCTGGTCCCGGTGTCCTACGGCGAGCTGCTCGACAAGATCGCCATCCTGCAGATCAAGTCCGAACGCATGCGCGATCCGGCCAAGCTGGCCAACGTGCGCAACGAGCTGTCGGCGCTGGAACAGACCTGGATGGTCCACCCCGCCGCCGGCGGCGACGTGGCCAAGCTCCGGGCCGACCTGAAGGCCGTCAACGAGCGGCTCTGGGACATCGAGGACGAGATCCGGGTCAAGGAAAGCCGGCAGGCCTTCGACGAGGAATTCATCCGGCTCGCACGCGCCGTCTATTTCGAGAACGACGAGCGCGCGCGCATCAAGAAGGACATCAACCTGGCGCTGGGCTCGGCCTACGTCGAGGAGAAGTCCTACGCCGACTACCGCACCGGGGCAGCCCCCTGA
- a CDS encoding PP2C family protein-serine/threonine phosphatase, translating to MIEFGHLTHVGLRRELNEDTYYGDSELGLWLVADGMGGHEYGEVASALARETIVREVRDGTPLAQAIRIADEEIIRASRRRNDALPMGTTVVAARVNGNRFEVAWVGDSRVYLWREGQLAQLSQDHSYVQELIAQGAITTEQARSHPHRNVVTQALGVTDPTQLNVETMTGELRPGMQLLLCSDGLTEEVDDRNIAHVLGHDDCSAQECVDTLVAAALDGGGSDNVTVVLVRRN from the coding sequence ATGATCGAATTCGGCCACCTCACGCACGTCGGTCTCCGCCGCGAGCTCAATGAGGACACGTATTACGGCGACAGCGAGCTCGGGCTCTGGCTGGTGGCCGACGGCATGGGCGGCCACGAATACGGCGAGGTCGCCAGCGCGCTGGCCCGCGAGACCATCGTCCGCGAAGTCCGCGACGGCACTCCGCTGGCGCAGGCCATCCGGATCGCCGACGAGGAAATCATCCGCGCCTCGCGCCGCCGCAACGATGCGCTGCCGATGGGCACTACCGTGGTGGCCGCGCGCGTCAACGGCAACCGCTTCGAAGTGGCGTGGGTCGGCGACAGCCGCGTGTACCTGTGGCGCGAAGGCCAGCTGGCCCAGTTGTCGCAGGACCACAGCTACGTGCAGGAACTGATCGCGCAGGGCGCCATCACCACCGAGCAGGCGCGCAGCCATCCGCATCGCAACGTGGTGACGCAGGCACTGGGCGTCACCGATCCCACCCAGCTCAACGTGGAAACCATGACCGGCGAACTGCGCCCGGGCATGCAGCTGCTGCTGTGCAGCGACGGCCTCACCGAGGAAGTCGACGACCGCAACATCGCCCACGTGCTCGGGCACGACGACTGCAGCGCGCAGGAATGCGTGGACACGCTGGTCGCCGCCGCGCTCGATGGCGGCGGTTCGGACAACGTCACCGTGGTCCTGGTCCGGCGCAACTGA
- the dnaQ gene encoding DNA polymerase III subunit epsilon codes for MRQVVLDTETTGLSWDKGNRVVEIGCVELVERRPTGRTFQRYLKPDCMFEPGAQEVTGLTLEFLADKPAFEDVVEEFLAFIDGAELVIHNAAFDLGFLDYELSRIGAHLGRVRDRCNVEDSLELARQRFPGQRNSLDALCRRLGVDNSHRQLHGALLDAQLLAEAYLALTSGQGEIVLAAVEDASRAAMVAEFAATGGPRPRITATAEDLAAHDARLAQLRKKAGRTVWDALLEEASPAEALPA; via the coding sequence ATGAGGCAAGTCGTCCTCGATACCGAAACCACCGGCCTGTCCTGGGACAAGGGCAACCGCGTCGTGGAAATCGGGTGCGTCGAACTGGTGGAACGCCGCCCCACGGGCCGCACGTTCCAGCGTTACCTCAAGCCCGATTGCATGTTCGAACCCGGCGCGCAGGAAGTCACCGGGCTCACGCTCGAGTTCCTCGCCGACAAGCCGGCGTTCGAGGACGTCGTCGAGGAATTCCTCGCCTTCATCGACGGCGCGGAACTCGTGATCCACAACGCGGCGTTCGACCTGGGCTTCCTCGACTACGAACTCTCGCGCATCGGCGCGCACCTGGGGCGCGTGCGCGATCGCTGCAACGTCGAGGATTCGCTCGAACTCGCGCGCCAGCGCTTCCCGGGCCAGCGCAATTCGCTCGACGCGTTGTGCCGGCGGCTGGGCGTGGACAACTCGCACCGCCAGTTGCACGGCGCGTTGCTCGATGCGCAGCTGCTGGCCGAGGCCTACCTCGCGCTGACGTCGGGGCAGGGCGAGATCGTGCTGGCCGCGGTGGAAGACGCCTCGCGCGCCGCGATGGTCGCCGAGTTCGCCGCCACCGGCGGGCCGCGTCCGCGCATCACCGCGACCGCCGAAGACCTGGCCGCGCACGACGCGCGCCTGGCGCAGCTGCGCAAGAAGGCCGGCCGCACGGTGTGGGATGCCTTGCTGGAAGAGGCCTCGCCGGCGGAAGCGCTGCCGGCCTGA